In Desulfomicrobium macestii, the following proteins share a genomic window:
- a CDS encoding DUF1294 domain-containing protein yields MLTHTGTISDWHEEKGYGFIAPEHGGKSLFFHIRDYDRTCKRPVNGLAVRFMPSRDAQGRPCAVGVTPVSGHRNNGREIRQQAQAVLMCACIGYVLYYLRTYRAAPLELGLWYAGMSLLAALLYAKDKHAAERGAWRTQESTLHLAALLGGWPGAALAQAFLRHKSRKTSFRVMFWATVCANCGALYWLSTPDGTIWLYRVIRVIH; encoded by the coding sequence ATGCTCACTCACACAGGAACCATTTCCGATTGGCACGAAGAGAAAGGCTACGGATTCATCGCTCCGGAACACGGCGGGAAATCCCTGTTCTTCCACATCAGAGACTACGACAGAACCTGCAAGCGTCCCGTGAACGGGCTCGCCGTGCGCTTCATGCCCTCCCGCGATGCGCAGGGCCGGCCGTGCGCCGTGGGTGTCACGCCGGTCAGCGGCCACAGAAACAACGGCCGGGAAATCCGGCAGCAGGCCCAGGCCGTGTTGATGTGCGCCTGCATCGGCTACGTCCTGTACTATCTGCGCACGTACCGGGCCGCCCCGCTGGAGCTTGGCTTGTGGTACGCTGGCATGAGCCTGCTGGCCGCGCTGCTCTACGCCAAAGACAAGCACGCCGCCGAACGCGGGGCATGGCGCACCCAGGAAAGCACCCTGCATCTGGCGGCCCTGCTCGGCGGCTGGCCCGGAGCGGCCCTGGCCCAGGCGTTCCTGCGCCACAAATCCCGCAAGACATCATTCCGCGTCATGTTCTGGGCCACCGTCTGCGCCAACTGCGGGGCGCTGTACTGGCTGTCCACGCCGGACGGCACGATCTGGCTGTACAGGGTCATCCGAGTGATCCATTGA